In one Meiothermus sp. Pnk-1 genomic region, the following are encoded:
- a CDS encoding Fur family transcriptional regulator, with amino-acid sequence MAKTKEREAYRGRLKGVGLRHTLPRERILAYLDRKNMHPTPEELYQGLKKKGYAIGLSTVYLNLQVLRDAGLLWEFKDQQGNTRYDGFTERHHHLFCLNCGKIEDVLAKDLPEFNPEPIQKAIESRMGWFVEDPRLELRGFCPDCQ; translated from the coding sequence ATGGCGAAAACTAAAGAGCGGGAGGCGTATCGGGGGCGGCTAAAGGGGGTCGGCCTACGCCACACCCTTCCCCGTGAGCGGATTTTGGCGTATTTAGATCGTAAGAATATGCACCCCACCCCCGAGGAGCTCTACCAGGGATTGAAGAAAAAGGGCTATGCCATCGGCCTTTCCACGGTGTACTTGAACCTTCAAGTCTTGCGTGACGCGGGCCTTTTGTGGGAGTTCAAAGATCAACAGGGTAACACCCGTTACGACGGCTTTACCGAGAGGCACCACCACCTCTTCTGCCTCAACTGCGGCAAAATCGAAGACGTGCTCGCCAAGGATCTACCCGAGTTCAACCCTGAGCCAATTCAAAAGGCTATCGAGTCCCGCATGGGCTGGTTTGTGGAGGATCCCCGCCTCGAGCTGCGCGGATTCTGCCCGGATTGCCAGTAG
- a CDS encoding leucyl aminopeptidase, with the protein MEIRLKSARRYVEEIPARLRVVGVWGGELTEGGQRLPAREQISQMMEELKFRGDFGETLLLPVSAPGGGEPEFVMLFGLGAKKRGVSLETVRKAGAKLVAAVAKLGFKEAVTETFLAEKFGKKEASYALAEGAILGAYEFKKYKSDPEVKRLRLWLARSSGPAVDRAEIVAEAVNYARDLVNEPPNVLTPAELAERARELGRETGLQVTVWDERQIQQEGMGAFYGVAQGSAHPPRFIQITYKPQGKPSRVLAYVGKGLTFDTGGYSLKPNESMTTMKSDMAGAAAVMGAMRAIARIGPDVEVRGYIAAAENMVSGNAYRVSDVLKSLSGKTIEVMNTDAEGRLTLADALTYADREGAEAIVELSTLTGACVVALGQGVAGLFATDERLGKEVQEAALRAGEKVWPLPLEEEYRELLKSTTADLKNVSGARHGGAIMAGLFLAEFTEKPLVHLDIAGPAYTTNPHSLGPAGGTGFGVRTLVEMVAPGIAEE; encoded by the coding sequence ATGGAAATTCGTTTGAAATCCGCGCGGAGGTATGTCGAGGAAATTCCCGCCCGTTTGCGGGTAGTCGGCGTGTGGGGAGGCGAACTTACCGAGGGGGGCCAGCGCCTGCCGGCAAGGGAACAGATCAGCCAAATGATGGAGGAACTCAAGTTTCGCGGGGATTTTGGCGAAACCTTGCTGTTGCCGGTGTCGGCCCCGGGAGGAGGCGAGCCGGAGTTCGTGATGCTCTTCGGGCTGGGGGCCAAAAAACGCGGGGTGAGCCTCGAGACGGTACGCAAGGCCGGGGCCAAGCTGGTGGCGGCCGTCGCCAAGCTAGGCTTCAAAGAAGCCGTCACCGAGACCTTCTTGGCCGAGAAGTTTGGCAAGAAGGAAGCCAGCTATGCCCTGGCTGAAGGGGCCATCCTGGGCGCTTACGAGTTCAAAAAGTATAAATCCGACCCTGAAGTCAAAAGGTTGCGCTTGTGGCTAGCCCGCTCGAGCGGACCTGCCGTAGATCGCGCCGAGATCGTGGCCGAGGCGGTCAATTACGCCCGCGACCTGGTGAACGAGCCGCCCAACGTGCTAACCCCAGCCGAGCTGGCCGAGCGAGCCCGAGAGTTAGGCCGCGAGACCGGGCTACAGGTCACGGTCTGGGACGAGCGGCAGATCCAGCAAGAGGGGATGGGAGCCTTTTACGGGGTGGCCCAGGGGTCGGCCCACCCGCCCCGCTTTATTCAGATCACCTACAAGCCCCAGGGTAAACCTTCCCGGGTGCTGGCCTATGTGGGCAAGGGGCTCACCTTCGACACCGGCGGCTACTCGCTCAAGCCCAACGAAAGCATGACCACCATGAAGTCCGATATGGCCGGGGCTGCGGCGGTGATGGGGGCTATGCGGGCCATCGCCCGGATCGGGCCCGACGTCGAGGTACGGGGTTACATCGCTGCCGCCGAGAACATGGTCTCGGGTAACGCTTATCGGGTCAGCGACGTGCTCAAAAGCCTCTCCGGCAAAACCATCGAGGTGATGAACACCGACGCCGAAGGCCGCCTCACCCTGGCCGATGCCCTCACCTACGCCGACCGGGAGGGCGCAGAGGCCATTGTGGAACTCTCCACCCTTACCGGGGCCTGCGTGGTGGCCTTGGGGCAGGGGGTGGCTGGGCTATTCGCCACCGACGAGCGGCTGGGCAAAGAGGTGCAGGAGGCCGCCCTGCGGGCCGGGGAAAAGGTCTGGCCGCTGCCGCTGGAGGAAGAGTACCGCGAGTTGCTCAAAAGCACCACCGCCGATCTCAAGAATGTGAGCGGGGCCCGGCACGGCGGGGCCATCATGGCCGGGCTCTTCCTGGCGGAGTTCACCGAAAAACCCCTGGTCCACCTGGATATCGCCGGACCGGCGTACACTACCAATCCTCACAGCCTCGGCCCGGCAGGGGGAACGGGGTTTGGGGTGCGCACCCTGGTAGAGATGGTGGCTCCGGGAATTGCAGAGGAATGA